A stretch of the Massilia sp. W12 genome encodes the following:
- a CDS encoding efflux RND transporter periplasmic adaptor subunit: protein MSKQTPFKPAAWLSLLAAGLLLSACQKPAAPGPGPAQMPPPDVNVVQAKLQALPNNYEYPGQSAGAQETEVRARVSGIIEQRLYEEGARVAAGAPLFKLDADNYRNQYQTAQANLSLAEARQRQARREFERLQPLLQDKAVSQKEADDAKSALEIAEAGLLQARAQAADAKLNLERSTITAPVAGVTGVALKSNGNLVGPNDVLTTLVQTDPMHIHFTLPESDWLSLQREAAAQKIVLPGARAKNGSLPFTVQIKLADGSLYARSGKMNFTSEKINPAHGGFEARAEIPNPDGVLRPGQFVRVLLQGAQRAQAIAVPQRAVIDGPMGKMVFVVGKDNKLQPRPVQVDGWQQGLWVVTKGLQDGDMVMADGVIKAHIPGMPVKPHLIPLQAAPGAPAAAAPASAAASAKASVAASAAH, encoded by the coding sequence ATGTCAAAACAAACTCCTTTCAAGCCCGCCGCCTGGCTCTCGCTGCTGGCGGCTGGTTTGCTCTTGTCCGCCTGTCAAAAACCCGCAGCGCCAGGCCCGGGGCCGGCTCAGATGCCGCCGCCGGATGTGAATGTGGTGCAAGCCAAACTGCAGGCATTGCCGAATAACTATGAATATCCGGGACAAAGCGCCGGCGCGCAGGAAACTGAAGTGCGCGCGCGCGTTTCCGGCATCATCGAACAGCGTTTATATGAAGAAGGTGCGCGGGTGGCGGCTGGCGCGCCGCTGTTCAAACTCGATGCCGACAATTACCGCAATCAATATCAAACCGCGCAAGCCAATCTGTCTCTGGCGGAAGCGCGTCAGCGCCAGGCCAGGCGCGAATTCGAGCGCTTGCAGCCGCTGTTGCAAGATAAAGCAGTCAGCCAGAAAGAGGCGGATGACGCCAAATCCGCGCTGGAAATCGCTGAAGCCGGTTTGCTGCAGGCACGCGCCCAGGCGGCGGATGCGAAACTGAATCTGGAGCGCAGCACCATCACTGCGCCGGTGGCCGGCGTCACCGGCGTGGCTCTGAAAAGCAATGGCAATCTGGTCGGGCCGAACGATGTCTTGACCACCCTGGTGCAAACCGACCCCATGCATATCCATTTCACGCTGCCGGAAAGCGACTGGCTGAGTTTGCAGCGCGAAGCGGCGGCGCAAAAAATTGTGCTGCCCGGCGCGCGCGCCAAAAACGGCAGCCTGCCGTTCACCGTGCAAATCAAATTGGCCGACGGCAGCCTGTATGCGCGCAGCGGCAAAATGAATTTCACCAGTGAAAAAATCAATCCGGCGCATGGCGGCTTTGAAGCGCGCGCGGAAATCCCGAATCCGGATGGCGTTTTGCGCCCCGGCCAATTCGTGCGCGTGCTGCTGCAAGGCGCGCAACGCGCGCAAGCCATCGCCGTGCCGCAGCGCGCGGTGATCGATGGCCCGATGGGCAAGATGGTGTTTGTGGTGGGCAAAGATAATAAATTGCAGCCGCGCCCGGTGCAGGTCGATGGCTGGCAACAGGGTTTGTGGGTGGTCACCAAAGGTTTGCAGGATGGCGATATGGTGATGGCGGATGGCGTGATCAAGGCGCATATTCCAGGCATGCCGGTCAAGCCGCATCTGATTCCGCTGCAAGCCGCGCCTGGCGCACCTGCTGCGGCGGCCCCGGCCAGCGCCGCCGCCAGCGCTAAAGCCAGCGTTGCCGCCAGCGCAGCGCACTGA
- a CDS encoding TetR family transcriptional regulator: protein MVRKTKEEALQTYHALLDAAEREFRARGVKDTTLAHVAAAAGVTRGAVYWHFKDKEALFAALRERAFAPNEALLQQMEASAQTDPLASLQTLLEQVLILVARDPRQRVMFEILFHRCEKNQDLLFFGDDREKRRECMSQLQLRFNAAIARGDLPQNANSHVLMHAMHAYLIGLIHEWLVEPEAYDLAQQAPALAAMFMAGVRARPVTG from the coding sequence ATGGTCAGAAAAACAAAAGAAGAAGCGCTGCAAACCTATCATGCGCTATTGGACGCCGCCGAGCGCGAGTTCCGCGCGCGTGGGGTGAAAGACACCACTTTGGCGCATGTGGCCGCCGCCGCCGGCGTCACGCGCGGCGCGGTGTATTGGCATTTCAAAGACAAAGAAGCCTTATTCGCCGCACTGCGTGAGCGCGCCTTTGCGCCGAACGAGGCGCTGTTGCAGCAAATGGAGGCGAGCGCGCAAACCGATCCACTGGCTTCATTGCAAACCCTGCTGGAACAAGTCTTGATCCTGGTGGCGCGCGACCCGCGCCAGCGCGTGATGTTTGAAATTTTGTTTCACCGCTGCGAAAAAAATCAGGATTTATTATTTTTCGGCGACGACCGCGAAAAGCGGCGCGAGTGCATGTCGCAATTGCAGCTGCGCTTCAACGCCGCCATCGCGCGCGGCGACCTGCCGCAAAACGCCAACAGCCATGTCTTGATGCACGCCATGCATGCGTATCTGATCGGCTTGATTCATGAATGGCTGGTTGAACCGGAAGCATATGATTTGGCGCAACAGGCGCCGGCGCTGGCGGCGATGTTTATGGCGGGGGTGCGGGCGAGGCCGGTGACGGGATGA